The proteins below come from a single Psychrobacter sp. FDAARGOS_221 genomic window:
- a CDS encoding DUF1853 family protein — protein sequence MNTDNDTPWEAYRRPFVRDLAFALACPDALKRWQSPEPNLASPPIFVHEPSFWQSQFQRYAQRLQQLDNTNAYQDLTRYLMSRPSPYRLGFHFEGLIHFWLEDGYRLGLHPYEVVAHNVQLYNGMQTTGELDFILRNHDTDQIEHWELAIKFYLGSAPYDYVNWVGINSRDNLERKLIHMQSKPFRSVWVDLDGYHKIKIDKRYVVLKGRFFQPAHQSSDQATDRAFVRPEWLNDSFPMHRWHRLHNRSDWEALHQDTLDKEALRPAHYIEWFTQRHFYDASFLASRPLPLDPSLDKDELRRRRYRLAHWPYQPLEFEDIDTNLYMKHAEPVVLVVD from the coding sequence ATGAATACAGATAATGATACCCCTTGGGAAGCCTATCGACGTCCATTTGTACGTGACTTGGCGTTTGCACTGGCCTGTCCCGATGCGCTAAAGCGTTGGCAGTCGCCCGAGCCTAATTTGGCGTCGCCGCCTATTTTTGTGCATGAGCCAAGCTTTTGGCAAAGTCAGTTTCAGCGTTATGCGCAGCGTTTGCAGCAGCTTGATAATACTAATGCCTATCAGGATCTAACCCGTTACTTGATGTCCCGACCTAGCCCGTACCGATTGGGTTTCCACTTTGAAGGGCTGATCCATTTTTGGCTTGAAGATGGCTACCGACTTGGGCTACATCCCTATGAAGTGGTGGCACACAATGTGCAGCTGTATAACGGTATGCAGACCACAGGTGAGTTAGATTTTATTTTGCGCAATCATGACACCGATCAAATCGAGCATTGGGAGCTGGCAATTAAGTTTTATTTAGGCTCAGCGCCTTATGACTATGTGAATTGGGTGGGTATTAACTCGCGTGATAATTTAGAGCGCAAGCTGATACATATGCAAAGCAAGCCGTTTCGTAGTGTCTGGGTGGACTTAGACGGCTACCATAAGATTAAGATTGATAAGCGCTATGTGGTACTTAAAGGTCGCTTTTTTCAGCCCGCTCATCAATCAAGTGATCAAGCAACTGATCGAGCGTTTGTCCGACCTGAGTGGCTAAATGACAGCTTCCCTATGCACCGCTGGCATCGTCTGCATAATCGAAGTGACTGGGAGGCCTTACATCAAGATACACTGGATAAAGAGGCGCTACGCCCAGCGCATTATATTGAATGGTTTACTCAGCGCCACTTCTATGATGCCAGCTTTCTGGCTAGCAGACCGCTGCCTTTAGATCCTAGCTTAGATAAAGATGAGTTGCGCCGGCGCCGCTATCGTTTGGCACACTGGCCTTATCAGCCATTAGAGTTTGAGGATATAGATACCAATTTATATATGAAGCATGCTGAGCCAGTAGTATTGGTAGTTGATTAG
- the ileS gene encoding isoleucine--tRNA ligase: MTDSTKTTPDYPDYKDTLNLADTAFPMRGNLAKREPEWLKAWEADDVYGKIRQAKAGREKYILHDGPPYANGQIHLGHAVNKVLKDIIVKSKTLSGYDAPYVPGWDCHGLPIEQKVEAKVGKVGQKVSATEFRGLCREYARSQIDMQMADFKRLGVFGDWDNPYLTMNFHQEANIVRALSKIYANGYVTRGMKPVNWCLDCGSSLAEAEVEYEDKTSDAIYVAFDLVDPSQVLPEGSTSDAADKTSAVIWTTTPWTLPANQAIAVSADYEYSVVKTSKGNLLLASDLVEDALNALGLENEGLVNTLTGDKLELIKAQHPLIADRQVPIILGDHVTTESGTGLVHTAPAHGADDYVVSLRYDLPVFNPVAGNGVYLDTAEVFVGEHIYKAQPKIIAALNETGHLLKHYKMEHSYPHCWRHKSPIIFRATPQWFIRMDHQVEGRHNTLRQQTMHDIPNVTWTPAWGQNRIEAMVAGRPDWCISRQRTWGVPIPFFIHKDTDELHPNTLELMEDIAQLIEKGGVEAWFEADAAQFIGDDAESYVKSTDTLDVWFDSGTTHFAVLEQDDSLTNPADMYLEGSDQHRGWFQTSLLTSEAMYGRAPYKQVLTHGFVVDENGRKMSKSLGNIINPQDEINKTGADMLRMWIAASDYRYEMNAGKQAFKGATDMYRRIRNTIRFLLANTDDFNPESDALPMDELVSLDKYIMHRAHTIQQAIISAYDAMDFHQVTQQVTAFCSQDLGGFYLDIIKDRQYTTKADGEPRRSAQTAMYHIAHALLRWIAPILSFTAQEAWEALLKERATGDNAYVFTQDWYVLPEFKMDKISEADWTLILEAKDAINKVIEHAREQKIINANLSAAVTIYAAGDIYNSLAKLEDELRFVLITSAASLQALEDEQGEATELDNLRVSVGSAEGEKCVRCWHVRQDVNADPAHPGICTRCVSNIAGSGEVRHYA; encoded by the coding sequence ATGACTGATTCTACTAAGACAACTCCAGATTACCCTGACTATAAAGATACCCTCAACCTTGCAGATACCGCATTTCCAATGCGAGGCAATTTAGCTAAGCGTGAGCCTGAGTGGTTAAAGGCGTGGGAAGCGGATGATGTGTATGGCAAGATTCGCCAAGCAAAAGCGGGCCGTGAAAAATATATTTTGCACGATGGCCCTCCGTATGCAAACGGTCAAATTCACTTAGGCCATGCGGTAAACAAGGTACTAAAAGACATTATTGTTAAGTCAAAAACCTTATCAGGCTACGATGCACCTTACGTACCAGGTTGGGACTGTCATGGTTTGCCAATTGAGCAAAAAGTAGAAGCCAAAGTCGGTAAAGTCGGTCAAAAAGTTTCTGCGACTGAATTTCGTGGTCTGTGCCGTGAATATGCACGCAGTCAGATTGACATGCAAATGGCAGACTTTAAACGTTTGGGCGTATTCGGTGATTGGGACAACCCTTATCTGACCATGAACTTCCATCAAGAAGCCAACATCGTTCGTGCCTTGTCAAAAATCTATGCCAACGGTTATGTGACCCGTGGTATGAAGCCGGTCAACTGGTGTCTAGATTGTGGCTCTTCATTGGCAGAAGCAGAAGTCGAATACGAAGACAAGACCTCAGATGCTATCTATGTGGCCTTTGACCTAGTCGATCCTTCACAAGTATTGCCTGAAGGCAGCACAAGTGATGCAGCTGACAAAACATCAGCGGTTATCTGGACCACAACCCCTTGGACATTGCCAGCCAACCAAGCGATTGCGGTGAGTGCTGATTATGAATACAGCGTTGTCAAAACCAGTAAAGGCAACCTACTACTTGCCAGCGACCTAGTTGAAGACGCACTAAACGCTTTGGGCTTAGAAAATGAAGGTTTGGTTAATACCTTAACTGGTGACAAATTAGAGCTAATCAAAGCTCAGCACCCACTGATTGCTGATCGCCAAGTGCCTATCATTCTAGGTGACCATGTGACCACCGAAAGTGGTACTGGCTTAGTTCACACAGCCCCAGCCCATGGTGCCGATGACTATGTGGTAAGCCTGCGTTACGACCTGCCTGTGTTTAACCCAGTGGCCGGTAACGGTGTTTATTTGGATACCGCAGAAGTATTTGTTGGTGAGCACATCTATAAAGCACAACCAAAAATTATCGCCGCTCTAAATGAGACCGGCCATCTGTTAAAGCATTACAAAATGGAGCACAGCTATCCGCATTGCTGGCGCCATAAGAGCCCTATTATCTTCCGTGCGACGCCTCAGTGGTTTATTCGTATGGACCATCAGGTAGAAGGTCGTCATAACACTTTACGTCAGCAAACCATGCATGATATTCCAAATGTGACTTGGACGCCAGCTTGGGGCCAAAACCGTATTGAAGCGATGGTTGCCGGTCGTCCTGACTGGTGTATCTCACGTCAGCGTACTTGGGGCGTGCCGATTCCTTTCTTTATTCATAAAGATACCGACGAGCTACACCCAAATACCCTTGAGCTGATGGAAGATATCGCTCAATTGATCGAAAAAGGCGGCGTTGAGGCATGGTTTGAAGCCGATGCTGCTCAATTTATCGGTGATGATGCCGAATCTTACGTGAAGTCAACCGATACTCTAGATGTTTGGTTTGACTCAGGGACCACTCACTTTGCGGTACTTGAGCAAGATGACAGCTTAACCAATCCAGCTGACATGTACCTTGAAGGCTCGGATCAGCATCGTGGTTGGTTCCAGACCTCACTATTAACGTCAGAAGCCATGTATGGTCGCGCACCTTACAAGCAAGTGTTGACCCACGGCTTCGTGGTTGATGAAAATGGCCGTAAGATGAGTAAGTCTTTGGGCAATATCATTAACCCACAAGATGAAATTAACAAAACTGGCGCCGATATGCTGCGTATGTGGATTGCTGCCAGTGATTATCGTTACGAGATGAATGCCGGTAAACAAGCCTTTAAAGGCGCAACCGACATGTACCGCCGTATTCGTAACACCATTCGCTTCTTATTGGCCAACACCGATGACTTTAATCCAGAAAGCGATGCGCTGCCAATGGATGAGCTAGTGAGCTTAGATAAGTACATCATGCACAGAGCGCATACGATACAACAAGCGATCATCAGTGCGTATGATGCGATGGACTTCCACCAAGTTACACAGCAAGTCACTGCATTCTGCTCGCAGGATCTAGGCGGTTTCTACTTAGACATCATTAAAGACCGTCAGTACACCACTAAGGCAGACGGTGAGCCACGTCGCTCAGCACAGACAGCCATGTATCATATCGCACATGCCCTACTGCGCTGGATTGCGCCTATCTTAAGCTTCACCGCTCAAGAGGCATGGGAAGCGTTATTAAAAGAGCGTGCCACAGGCGATAACGCTTATGTGTTTACTCAAGATTGGTATGTACTGCCTGAGTTCAAAATGGACAAAATCAGCGAAGCCGATTGGACCCTGATTTTGGAAGCCAAAGATGCGATTAACAAGGTCATCGAGCACGCACGTGAGCAAAAGATTATCAATGCCAACTTATCAGCGGCTGTGACTATTTATGCTGCTGGTGACATTTATAACAGCTTAGCGAAGCTCGAAGATGAGCTGCGCTTTGTGTTGATTACCAGTGCCGCTAGCTTGCAAGCGTTAGAGGATGAACAAGGCGAAGCCACTGAGCTAGACAACTTACGTGTTAGTGTCGGCTCTGCTGAAGGCGAGAAATGTGTTCGCTGCTGGCATGTGCGTCAAGATGTCAATGCTGACCCAGCACACCCTGGCATTTGTACTCGCTGCGTAAGCAACATTGCAGGCTCAGGTGAGGTTCGCCACTATGCCTAA
- a CDS encoding alpha/beta fold hydrolase has translation MTHNTSTLTIITERNQPLTASIYTPTGKGHDDIKDAIMIAPATGIKRLFYKSFASYLASQGFGVITYDNEGIGDSLTCPLPKCDASLISWGRHDATAVLEALQDEFPNANYHLVGHSAGGQLIGLMPNYQALSSVVNVACSSGRIKNMDMPFKAQAMVFMDGAITLGNLLLGYTPSDKFDMGEPLPRGVAKQWRDWCNGKGYIKTAFGKTVFTHYYDEFAAPSLWLNFTDDDIANAKNVDDMLAVFTAMPAEKRMMTPQQFGLKHIGHMKFFSSKTHAKAPELWQMATDWIQAHSK, from the coding sequence ATGACTCACAATACCAGCACATTGACCATTATCACCGAGCGCAATCAGCCACTCACAGCTAGCATCTACACCCCTACCGGCAAAGGCCATGATGACATAAAAGACGCCATTATGATTGCCCCCGCAACCGGTATCAAACGTCTGTTTTATAAAAGCTTTGCCAGCTATTTGGCCAGCCAAGGCTTTGGGGTCATTACCTATGATAATGAAGGTATAGGCGACTCATTGACCTGCCCGTTGCCCAAATGCGATGCGTCGTTAATCAGTTGGGGTCGTCACGATGCTACGGCGGTACTTGAAGCACTACAAGATGAGTTCCCCAATGCCAACTATCATTTAGTCGGTCACAGTGCCGGCGGACAGCTCATTGGTCTGATGCCAAACTATCAAGCATTAAGCTCGGTAGTAAATGTGGCCTGCTCTTCTGGTCGTATTAAGAATATGGACATGCCATTTAAAGCCCAAGCCATGGTATTTATGGATGGCGCGATTACCTTAGGCAATCTACTATTGGGCTACACCCCTTCTGATAAATTTGATATGGGTGAGCCACTGCCGCGCGGCGTGGCCAAACAATGGCGTGATTGGTGTAATGGCAAAGGCTATATCAAGACCGCTTTTGGCAAAACCGTATTCACCCATTATTATGATGAATTTGCGGCACCATCACTGTGGTTAAACTTCACAGATGACGACATCGCCAATGCTAAAAATGTAGATGATATGTTGGCTGTATTTACCGCCATGCCGGCCGAAAAACGCATGATGACACCACAGCAGTTTGGCTTAAAGCATATCGGGCATATGAAGTTCTTTAGCAGTAAAACCCATGCTAAAGCGCCGGAGCTATGGCAAATGGCTACCGATTGGATTCAGGCGCATAGCAAATAG
- the bamB gene encoding outer membrane protein assembly factor BamB: MQVSKIGLLCAAVALVSACGKTIKPEVHKPTKLTQIAESVSIVEPVFQTSINNRSKLAEVNRFEVGFDGQQLVVAGSSGNVESYNIAGQKLWEADLKEDIVGGVAFDGASQTAVVTTKSARVIAFNSADGSIKWQNKIDGTVLAPALIHNNRVILSGNDGIMYGLSLQTGDTIWQFATQSPSISVRGTAKPTLLNNQTALLASADGRLHGVDIESGIPQWNRRVGVPTGASEIQRMTDIDGTPTVDQGQLFAVSYSGQLLAADLASGQVGFIQDAASRNRLAVTNDAVITTTLDGAVKAFSRQSGDLLWENNDLAYRKLSNPERVGNYIAIGDLEGVVHFLSPQDGRIVSRTQSKGAINKLTFVNGYLLTQTQSGQVSVWRQLR; encoded by the coding sequence ATGCAAGTATCCAAAATTGGTTTATTATGTGCGGCCGTTGCCTTGGTATCTGCTTGCGGTAAAACAATTAAGCCTGAAGTTCATAAGCCCACTAAATTGACTCAAATAGCTGAGTCAGTATCTATCGTTGAGCCTGTGTTCCAGACTTCAATTAACAACCGCTCAAAACTGGCAGAAGTGAATCGCTTCGAAGTCGGTTTTGACGGTCAGCAATTGGTTGTGGCAGGTAGCTCAGGCAATGTTGAAAGCTATAACATTGCTGGACAAAAGCTATGGGAAGCCGACTTAAAAGAAGACATCGTTGGTGGTGTTGCTTTTGATGGTGCCAGTCAGACAGCAGTCGTTACTACTAAGTCTGCACGCGTGATAGCCTTTAATAGCGCAGATGGCTCAATTAAATGGCAAAACAAGATTGATGGTACGGTGTTAGCCCCAGCGTTAATTCATAACAATAGAGTTATCTTGTCGGGCAATGATGGCATTATGTATGGCTTATCATTGCAGACAGGCGACACTATTTGGCAGTTTGCGACTCAGTCACCAAGCATCAGTGTGCGTGGTACTGCTAAGCCGACATTGCTGAATAACCAAACAGCCTTACTTGCCAGTGCTGATGGGCGCTTGCATGGTGTGGACATTGAGTCGGGTATTCCACAGTGGAACCGCCGTGTCGGTGTACCAACCGGTGCCAGTGAAATTCAGCGCATGACAGACATTGATGGCACGCCAACGGTCGATCAAGGTCAACTATTTGCTGTGAGCTACAGTGGTCAGCTATTAGCGGCAGACTTGGCCAGTGGTCAGGTTGGTTTTATTCAAGATGCAGCTAGCAGAAACCGTTTAGCAGTGACCAATGATGCCGTGATTACCACGACCTTAGATGGCGCAGTAAAAGCATTTAGCCGTCAGTCTGGTGATCTGCTTTGGGAAAACAACGATTTGGCATATCGTAAGCTAAGTAACCCTGAGCGTGTGGGCAACTATATCGCAATTGGTGATTTAGAGGGAGTGGTTCACTTCTTATCTCCACAAGATGGTCGTATTGTTAGCCGCACTCAATCAAAAGGTGCTATCAATAAATTAACCTTTGTTAACGGTTATCTATTAACCCAAACACAGTCTGGACAAGTATCGGTTTGGCGTCAACTTCGCTAA
- a CDS encoding FAD-dependent oxidoreductase, with protein sequence MINTTPKASIMDADVHTKLTQTDAPDHAHSPIKVGIIGGGVAGSTIAIRLAALGIDTYLLESKASLIDGPPMCHLHAGGNLYREIPDSDCVELLKQSIDMLRLYPYSIDVRPTVFAVPTRDDGDPQDLLPRLELLTQEYQQMIDDDPANKVLGEPEDYYRLYQRDQLEALIAESNSDSDNKSVEHANPKDKMDDWVTAAAQQLDLDKLKFPLIVAQEYGWNIFRLAASAQLALKSYPNAHLLLNTQVVDVTQTDSSNDNHKKWQLHYRTNQTDASKTVADTESTSASQPQLLEVDYLINACGFRTGVIDNMVGVSAERMVEFKASYVTHWDRNDNSGNDISSNSSTDTQTSNSNHRKLPEIIIHGTRGTPQGMVQLTPYPDGYYQIHSMNKKVTLFDDGLVAATKDDAQPELKDKYIDFIDEGWNPKTLQQRSQRAIEQVSEFVPRFASAKPTQNALYGGQQIPGDNDTLRVADISLYPEQHYARAENVKASSALEASDDLVRQLQQQQLIGAVESQNKARHQHQWHYLQQVDKAIIDQLAEQLTKQRAFPLPMAGVVTPYQP encoded by the coding sequence ATGATAAATACAACCCCTAAGGCCTCAATCATGGATGCTGATGTACACACCAAGTTAACACAGACTGACGCACCCGACCACGCTCACTCACCTATTAAAGTGGGGATTATCGGCGGCGGTGTTGCCGGATCGACTATTGCCATTCGTCTAGCTGCATTAGGCATAGACACTTATTTGCTCGAAAGCAAAGCCAGCTTAATCGATGGTCCGCCCATGTGTCACTTGCACGCTGGCGGCAATCTGTATCGTGAAATTCCAGACAGTGACTGTGTTGAGCTATTAAAGCAATCCATCGATATGCTGCGCCTATATCCTTATAGTATTGATGTACGCCCTACGGTATTTGCAGTTCCTACCCGTGATGACGGTGACCCACAAGACCTATTGCCTCGGTTAGAACTGCTTACTCAAGAATATCAGCAGATGATCGATGATGACCCAGCCAATAAGGTATTGGGTGAGCCAGAAGACTATTATCGTTTGTACCAGCGTGACCAGCTTGAAGCGCTTATCGCTGAGTCTAATTCAGACAGTGATAATAAGTCGGTTGAGCACGCTAACCCTAAAGATAAAATGGATGATTGGGTGACAGCGGCTGCACAGCAATTAGATTTGGATAAATTAAAATTCCCACTTATCGTGGCGCAAGAATATGGTTGGAATATCTTCCGCTTAGCGGCTTCGGCGCAGCTGGCACTTAAGTCTTATCCTAATGCTCATTTATTGTTAAACACCCAAGTGGTTGATGTCACTCAAACAGACAGCAGCAACGACAACCATAAAAAATGGCAGCTGCACTATCGAACCAATCAAACAGACGCTTCTAAAACAGTAGCTGATACAGAGTCAACTAGCGCCTCACAACCACAACTGTTAGAAGTGGATTATTTAATCAACGCTTGTGGTTTTCGTACCGGTGTGATCGATAATATGGTCGGTGTCTCCGCTGAGCGCATGGTTGAGTTTAAAGCCTCTTATGTTACCCATTGGGATCGTAATGACAACTCAGGCAACGATATAAGCTCAAACTCAAGCACGGATACTCAAACCAGTAACAGCAATCACCGCAAATTACCTGAGATTATTATTCATGGCACACGCGGTACGCCGCAGGGCATGGTGCAACTGACACCCTACCCTGATGGCTACTATCAAATTCATAGCATGAACAAAAAGGTGACCCTGTTTGATGATGGTCTGGTTGCTGCCACCAAGGATGATGCTCAGCCTGAGCTGAAAGATAAGTATATAGACTTTATTGACGAGGGTTGGAATCCAAAAACCTTACAGCAGCGCAGCCAACGTGCCATAGAACAGGTCAGTGAATTTGTGCCGCGTTTTGCTTCAGCCAAACCGACTCAAAATGCACTCTATGGCGGTCAACAAATTCCTGGTGACAATGATACGTTGCGCGTCGCTGATATCAGTCTTTACCCAGAACAGCATTACGCGCGTGCAGAAAACGTAAAGGCCTCTTCTGCTTTAGAGGCCTCTGATGATTTGGTACGACAGTTGCAGCAGCAACAATTGATTGGTGCTGTTGAGTCACAAAACAAGGCCCGCCATCAGCATCAATGGCACTATCTACAACAGGTAGATAAAGCCATTATTGACCAACTGGCTGAGCAGTTAACGAAGCAGCGCGCATTCCCACTGCCAATGGCAGGTGTAGTAACCCCTTACCAGCCCTAG
- a CDS encoding TIGR00730 family Rossman fold protein, whose protein sequence is MTQAAKPSYKTITSKDVVNVSDAVDKSDITQPLVAVYCGSRTGNNPVYEQAAKELGAALAKNDMGLVYGGASIGLMGAVADAVVKGGAQAVGVIPTFMLDHEIAHDGLTSLHLTDTMHTRKAIMAEYADAFITLPGGLGTLEEIMEIATWRQLYQHEKPMIILNINGFYDPLIAHLKHTTEEGFMKQQDLDRLVVCNDIDSAIELLNKYVHIHDPIATHKI, encoded by the coding sequence ATGACACAAGCGGCAAAACCAAGCTATAAAACCATCACCAGTAAAGATGTGGTCAACGTTAGCGATGCAGTGGATAAATCAGATATCACTCAGCCTTTAGTGGCGGTCTACTGCGGATCGCGTACTGGCAACAATCCTGTTTATGAACAAGCAGCCAAAGAGCTGGGTGCTGCACTGGCCAAAAATGATATGGGATTGGTTTATGGCGGTGCCAGTATTGGTTTGATGGGTGCAGTAGCCGATGCTGTGGTGAAAGGCGGTGCACAAGCGGTCGGTGTGATTCCAACCTTCATGCTAGATCACGAAATTGCACACGATGGGCTGACCAGCTTGCATCTGACCGATACCATGCACACCCGTAAGGCCATCATGGCAGAATATGCAGATGCCTTTATCACTCTACCAGGCGGGCTGGGTACGCTTGAAGAGATTATGGAAATTGCCACTTGGCGTCAGTTGTATCAACACGAAAAGCCAATGATTATTTTAAATATCAATGGCTTCTATGATCCGTTAATCGCGCACTTAAAGCACACCACCGAAGAAGGCTTTATGAAGCAACAAGATCTAGACAGATTGGTGGTGTGCAATGACATCGACTCAGCAATCGAGTTGTTAAATAAATACGTGCATATTCATGACCCGATAGCAACCCACAAAATCTAG
- the lspA gene encoding signal peptidase II gives MPNPANPESRQPDPSTTKPAYVTPEPSPNKRPKLIPNGRQALLWYVLSLIAIGLDQWTKWLADTRLNFHDPIPVIEPYLNWTLAYNYGAAFSFLADQGGWQKWFFASLSFVMSLFLLVYLTRAPRQAKLLNVGLALILGGAVGNLIDRVRIGKVIDFIHVHYADVWHYPIFNVADIAICTGVALVIIDMLFFENKRNIQYQKAN, from the coding sequence ATGCCTAACCCCGCAAATCCTGAGTCTAGACAGCCAGACCCAAGCACAACCAAGCCGGCCTATGTTACGCCAGAGCCTAGCCCCAATAAGCGGCCGAAGCTGATACCCAACGGCAGACAAGCGCTGTTGTGGTATGTGCTGTCTTTAATTGCAATTGGTCTCGATCAATGGACAAAATGGCTGGCAGATACTCGGCTTAACTTCCATGACCCGATACCTGTGATTGAGCCTTATTTGAACTGGACATTGGCATATAACTATGGCGCTGCGTTTAGCTTTTTGGCAGATCAAGGCGGCTGGCAGAAGTGGTTTTTTGCCAGTCTGTCATTTGTAATGTCATTATTCTTGCTGGTTTATCTAACCCGCGCGCCTCGTCAAGCTAAGCTGCTTAATGTGGGCTTAGCGCTGATTTTAGGCGGTGCTGTTGGTAATTTAATTGACCGCGTGCGCATTGGTAAAGTGATCGACTTTATCCATGTACATTATGCTGATGTCTGGCATTACCCTATTTTTAACGTGGCAGATATCGCTATTTGTACTGGGGTTGCCTTGGTCATTATTGACATGCTGTTTTTTGAAAACAAGCGCAATATCCAGTATCAGAAAGCAAATTAG
- a CDS encoding DUF1294 domain-containing protein produces the protein MTKRNKSKQQHSKRSRRQKSFSQQQKQQLLVTIGFYVVLAILVISGSISLLVAGWYVALGVVTYAVYAKDKKAAQQGRWRTPEATLHLLSVLGGWVGAMLAQNRLRHKTQKPEFRMTYYLTVIINLAGLFYIITGGDISQL, from the coding sequence ATGACCAAACGCAACAAATCAAAACAACAACACTCAAAAAGATCACGCCGCCAAAAAAGCTTTTCACAACAGCAAAAACAGCAGCTGTTAGTGACGATCGGGTTTTATGTGGTACTGGCTATCTTGGTAATTTCTGGCAGTATTAGCCTATTGGTCGCCGGTTGGTATGTGGCTTTGGGTGTGGTGACTTATGCTGTCTATGCCAAAGACAAAAAGGCAGCGCAGCAAGGGCGCTGGCGTACACCGGAAGCAACTTTGCATCTGCTCAGTGTCCTTGGAGGTTGGGTTGGGGCGATGTTGGCGCAAAATAGATTACGTCATAAAACCCAAAAGCCAGAGTTTCGTATGACCTATTATCTGACCGTTATTATTAATTTGGCAGGATTGTTTTATATCATTACAGGCGGTGATATTTCTCAGCTTTAA
- a CDS encoding putative quorum-sensing-regulated virulence factor has protein sequence MKSIASNNAEQLSATGLVIDTETDQGRDPRPVQVATIDVLTGQEWMSYFNSGRPISAFVTKIHGITDADVAGCPRFQLEKFQLSDYLIGHNVRFDWGVIGRPSVKLICTVRMARAAFPEWQGYSQSRCIEQLIGKQQAASMTALAHDALGDARMCYLLYQACCERLNIEPTDFEAAHRISNTAKPLAKMPFGKYKGQLISSVPIGYIKWMLGNIDSLTPALYSALQQRLRQQDAALKQDDVLNENEVRDE, from the coding sequence ATGAAGTCAATCGCATCAAATAATGCTGAACAGCTGTCTGCAACCGGCTTAGTTATAGATACTGAAACCGATCAGGGTCGTGATCCAAGGCCAGTGCAAGTTGCGACCATAGATGTGCTGACCGGGCAAGAGTGGATGTCGTATTTTAATAGTGGGCGTCCAATCTCTGCTTTTGTGACTAAGATTCATGGCATCACCGATGCCGATGTCGCAGGATGTCCTCGATTTCAACTAGAGAAGTTTCAATTAAGCGACTATCTTATTGGGCACAATGTACGTTTTGACTGGGGTGTTATCGGCCGTCCGTCAGTGAAGCTGATATGTACAGTGCGTATGGCACGCGCTGCGTTTCCAGAGTGGCAGGGCTATTCACAGTCTCGATGTATCGAGCAGCTGATTGGGAAGCAACAGGCGGCCAGTATGACCGCATTGGCGCATGATGCACTGGGCGATGCACGTATGTGCTATTTGTTATACCAAGCCTGTTGCGAGCGTTTGAATATTGAACCAACAGATTTTGAGGCAGCGCACCGTATTTCTAATACTGCTAAGCCGCTGGCAAAAATGCCCTTTGGCAAATATAAAGGGCAGCTTATCAGTAGTGTGCCTATTGGCTATATTAAATGGATGCTGGGCAATATAGACAGCTTAACACCAGCGCTTTATTCGGCATTACAGCAGCGCCTGCGTCAGCAAGATGCTGCATTAAAACAAGACGATGTATTAAATGAAAATGAAGTACGAGATGAATAA